The following proteins are encoded in a genomic region of Syngnathoides biaculeatus isolate LvHL_M chromosome 15, ASM1980259v1, whole genome shotgun sequence:
- the LOC133512998 gene encoding potassium channel subfamily K member 16-like isoform X2, with protein sequence MLNLFFNSKPQSAHRQMCPSWLRGKFLMAGIQLVRVKVSWTVLLALAHLTYLLFGAIIFQILEREAESNNRNHFQLEKLNFLANYTCLDGQALEKFVQVILDAWERGVNPSGNSTNPSNWDFSSAFFFAGTVVTTIGYGNLSPSTVSGQVFCVFYALCGIPLNLAFLKQLGKCLTIHLGRLERGMVAVVPHKQIVEALAVSSFFVAGSLLFLVVPPLLFSYVEGWTFGEGFYFAFITLSTIGFGDYVGPTQTRSTSPCIVAWQVSGSSLLWPGLRLSSAWDRE encoded by the exons ATGTTAAATCTTTTCTTCAATTCTAAACCTCAATCTGCGCACCGGCAAATGTGTCCATCGTGGCTCAGGGGCAAATTTTTGATGGCGGGGATCCAGCTGGTCCGTGTCAAAGTGAGCTGGACGGTACTTCTGGCTCTGGCCCACCTCACATACCTGCTATTTGGAGCCATCATTTTCCAAATTCTGGAGCGGGAAGCTGAGAGCAACAACCGAAACCACTTCCAACTGGAGAAGTTGAATTTCTTGGCTAATTACACCTGTCTGGATGGGCAGGCCTTGGAGAAGTTTGTTCAG GTGATTTTAGATGCATGGGAAAGGGGCGTGAATCCCTCGGGCAACTCAACTAACCCCAGTAACTGGGACTTCAGCAGCGCCTTCTTTTTTGCCGGCACCGTGGTCACGACAATCG GCTATGGCAACCTGTCTCCCAGCACCGTGTCCGGTCAGGTGTTCTGCGTCTTTTACGCCCTGTGCGGCATCCCACTCAACCTGGCCTTCCTCAAACAGTTGGGCAAGTGTCTCACCATTCACTTGGGTCGTCTGGAGAGAGGTATGGTCGCAGTGGTTCCACACAAG CAAATTGTCGAGGCCTTGGCAGTGAGCTCCTTTTTCGTCGCCGGCAGTCTGCTGTTTCTGGTCGTCCCCCCGCTGCTGTTCAGTTACGTGGAAGGCTGGACATTTGGCGAGGGCTTCTACTTTGCTTTCATTACCCTCAGCACCATTGGGTTTGGAGATTATGTG GGACCGACCCAGACAAGGAGTACATCTCCTTGTATCGTAGCCTGGCAGGTATCTGGATCATCTTTGCTCTGGCCTGGCTTGCGCTTATCCTCAGCCTGGGATCGAGAATAA
- the LOC133512998 gene encoding potassium channel subfamily K member 16-like isoform X1 translates to MLNLFFNSKPQSAHRQMCPSWLRGKFLMAGIQLVRVKVSWTVLLALAHLTYLLFGAIIFQILEREAESNNRNHFQLEKLNFLANYTCLDGQALEKFVQVILDAWERGVNPSGNSTNPSNWDFSSAFFFAGTVVTTIGYGNLSPSTVSGQVFCVFYALCGIPLNLAFLKQLGKCLTIHLGRLERGMVAVVPHKQIVEALAVSSFFVAGSLLFLVVPPLLFSYVEGWTFGEGFYFAFITLSTIGFGDYVVGTDPDKEYISLYRSLAGIWIIFALAWLALILSLGSRIMAHMIGLTHPGFKKQLEDEGASSGKLEDTSKI, encoded by the exons ATGTTAAATCTTTTCTTCAATTCTAAACCTCAATCTGCGCACCGGCAAATGTGTCCATCGTGGCTCAGGGGCAAATTTTTGATGGCGGGGATCCAGCTGGTCCGTGTCAAAGTGAGCTGGACGGTACTTCTGGCTCTGGCCCACCTCACATACCTGCTATTTGGAGCCATCATTTTCCAAATTCTGGAGCGGGAAGCTGAGAGCAACAACCGAAACCACTTCCAACTGGAGAAGTTGAATTTCTTGGCTAATTACACCTGTCTGGATGGGCAGGCCTTGGAGAAGTTTGTTCAG GTGATTTTAGATGCATGGGAAAGGGGCGTGAATCCCTCGGGCAACTCAACTAACCCCAGTAACTGGGACTTCAGCAGCGCCTTCTTTTTTGCCGGCACCGTGGTCACGACAATCG GCTATGGCAACCTGTCTCCCAGCACCGTGTCCGGTCAGGTGTTCTGCGTCTTTTACGCCCTGTGCGGCATCCCACTCAACCTGGCCTTCCTCAAACAGTTGGGCAAGTGTCTCACCATTCACTTGGGTCGTCTGGAGAGAGGTATGGTCGCAGTGGTTCCACACAAG CAAATTGTCGAGGCCTTGGCAGTGAGCTCCTTTTTCGTCGCCGGCAGTCTGCTGTTTCTGGTCGTCCCCCCGCTGCTGTTCAGTTACGTGGAAGGCTGGACATTTGGCGAGGGCTTCTACTTTGCTTTCATTACCCTCAGCACCATTGGGTTTGGAGATTATGTGGTGG GGACCGACCCAGACAAGGAGTACATCTCCTTGTATCGTAGCCTGGCAGGTATCTGGATCATCTTTGCTCTGGCCTGGCTTGCGCTTATCCTCAGCCTGGGATCGAGAATAATGGCGCACATGATTGGCTTGACCCATCCGGGCTTTAAGAAGCAGCTGGAGGATGAGGGCGCGTCCTCCGGTAAACTGGAAGACACCTCAAAGATCTGA
- the kcnk17 gene encoding potassium channel subfamily K member 17 — MGMKEMFNLARVPSILLLGLLYVAYVLIGGVLFWKLEGDLGEKDISDLLMNKRKLLSTYTCLDQEGLEEVAQVIQDAFKVGLSLKGNSTTDGFWKFTSSAVFAATVVTTIGYGNMSPSSTAGQIFCVFFALFGIPLNMVVLNRVGKYMLVIERNIFDFLQEKINRERCTGFFIHLVSYLSGALLFFIVPMLVFHHHEGWTYSEAIYYCFITLSTVGFGDFVADNNPDNVYPEWYSVLMASWIFFGLAWLALIINHSIDILERLDAHVKQWWGGHRQEEKENRNLDGEEKVKQPPLTC; from the exons ATGGGAATGAAGGAAATGTTCAATTTGGCCCGAGTGCCCTCCATCCTCCTACTGGGGCTGCTTTATGTGGCCTACGTGCTCATTGGCGGGGTGCTATTTTGGAAGTTGGAGGGGGATCTTGGGGAAAAGGACATCAGTGATTTACTGATGAACAAACGGAAGCTGTTGTCGACGTACACGTGTCTGGACCAAGAGGGCCTCGAGGAGGTGGCTCAG gttATTCAAGATGCGTTCAAAGTGGGCCTGAGTTTGAAAGGCAACAGCACCACCGACGGATTTTGGAAATTCACCAGCTCGGCTGTGTTTGCTGCTACTGTGGTCACAACAAT TGGTTATGGAAACATGAGTCCCAGCTCCACTGCTGGTCAGATCTTCTGCGTGTTCTTCGCCCTTTTTGGCATCCCACTCAACATGGTGGTGCTCAACAGGGTGGGCAAGTACATGCTCGTAATCGAGCGAAACATCTTTGACTTCCTCCAGGAGAAGATCAACAGAGAG AGATGTACAGGTTTCTTCATTCACTTGGTGTCCTACCTGTCTGGAgccctcctcttcttcatcgtTCCAATGCTCGTGTTTCACCATCATGAAGGTTGGACCTACTCAGAAGCCATCTACTACTGCTTCATCACCCTCAGTACCGTCGGCTTTGGAGACTTTGTGGCTG ACAATAACCCAGACAACGTGTACCCAGAGTGGTACAGCGTCCTCATGGCCTCCTGGATATTCTTCGGCCTGGCCTGGTTGGCGCTCATTATCAACCACTCCATCGACATCCTGGAGAGGCTCGACGCTCACGTCAAACAGTGGTGGGGGGGTCACCGGCAGGAGGAAAAGGAGAACCGCAACCTGGATGGGGAAGAGAAGGTCAAGCAGCCTCCTTTAACTTG ttaA